In Nitrospira sp., one genomic interval encodes:
- a CDS encoding symmetrical bis(5'-nucleosyl)-tetraphosphatase yields MATYAIGDLQGCYHSLRALTDLIGFIPTRDRLWFVGDLVNRGPDSLEVLRYIKGLGQSAVAVLGNHDLFLLAVASGAASLRPKDTLSQVLEAPDRNDLMVWLQQRPLLHHEGEYVLVHAGLLPQWTVEEARQLADEATAALRGERCDSLLRALHPSGHLQWDPSLTGPVRVAAIAKALTRLRTCSDHGIMESTFSGPPELTPAGYHPWFQIASRRHDGCTVVCGHWAALGLRIQTNLLALDSGCVYGRQLTAVRLEDRQVFQVASVETRSRE; encoded by the coding sequence ATGGCCACCTATGCCATCGGCGACCTCCAGGGTTGTTACCATTCTCTGCGGGCCTTGACCGACCTCATCGGCTTCATCCCAACGAGAGATCGCCTCTGGTTCGTCGGCGACTTGGTCAATCGAGGACCTGATTCGCTGGAAGTCTTGCGTTATATCAAGGGCCTCGGTCAATCCGCTGTGGCTGTATTGGGTAATCACGATCTGTTTCTCCTGGCCGTTGCATCCGGGGCGGCCAGTCTCCGTCCGAAGGACACCCTTTCCCAAGTCCTTGAGGCACCGGATCGCAATGATCTCATGGTCTGGTTGCAGCAACGCCCGCTGCTCCATCACGAGGGAGAATATGTGCTCGTCCATGCGGGACTGCTCCCGCAATGGACCGTCGAGGAAGCCAGACAACTGGCGGATGAAGCCACGGCGGCGCTGCGCGGCGAACGCTGTGATTCGCTCCTTCGAGCCTTGCACCCGAGCGGACACCTGCAATGGGATCCGAGCCTGACTGGTCCCGTCCGTGTTGCCGCTATCGCCAAGGCCCTGACCAGGCTCCGCACCTGCTCGGATCACGGCATCATGGAATCGACCTTTTCTGGCCCTCCGGAACTGACACCGGCCGGCTACCATCCGTGGTTCCAAATCGCGTCCCGGCGCCATGATGGATGCACCGTAGTCTGCGGCCACTGGGCTGCCCTCGGCCTACGAATCCAGACGAACCTCTTGGCCCTCGACAGCGGCTGTGTATATGGCCGACAGCTGACCGCCGTCCGTCTGGAAGACCGACAGGTGTTTCAAGTCGCGAGTGTCGAGACCCGCAGCCGTGAGTGA